The proteins below are encoded in one region of Sedimentibacter sp. zth1:
- a CDS encoding arsenic metallochaperone ArsD family protein, whose protein sequence is MNIIQIYNTKKLDDDIMDLVDKLKLAGVDINCYNYFEQSDEFNKNLKIERLLKSYGESIFPVTLVNGEVVEVEKMFSKKELISNADISVKKLNRVGIDLSIFRSQCNSKDNSENCNCKNTNCFHNDNECQNKKNCSEKCYEEKK, encoded by the coding sequence ATGAATATAATACAAATTTATAATACAAAAAAACTTGATGATGATATAATGGATTTAGTTGATAAATTAAAGCTTGCTGGTGTTGATATAAATTGTTATAATTACTTTGAACAGTCTGATGAATTTAATAAAAACTTAAAAATAGAAAGATTATTAAAATCTTATGGAGAGAGCATATTTCCAGTGACATTGGTTAACGGGGAAGTTGTTGAAGTTGAAAAAATGTTTAGCAAAAAAGAGTTGATAAGTAATGCTGATATTTCGGTTAAAAAACTCAATAGGGTAGGGATTGATTTATCTATATTTAGGTCTCAATGTAATAGTAAAGATAATTCTGAAAATTGCAATTGTAAAAATACAAATTGTTTCCATAATGATAATGAATGTCAAAACAAGAAAAATTGTTCTGAAAAATGCTATGAGGAGAAAAAATAA
- the hflC gene encoding protease modulator HflC, whose amino-acid sequence MKKAVTIIASVLVILIIFSSVTVITYENEYNLIKQFGKVNRVISNSGISFKIPFMESVETLPKCIILYDLAASDVITKDKKAMVADSYVLWEINDPLKFAQSLSSSVSNAESRIDTVVYNALKTLIGSQTQNDVINSRNGSLNSDIMELVMPPMKEYGISILSVETKRLDLPNDNKNAVFNRMISERGQIAAGYIAEGEEESQKIQNSTNKEIKISLSEADAQAETLIAEGEAEYMRILSESYNNDDRKDFYEFIRSLDAVKKSLKGDNKTVILPIDSPLTKILLGQ is encoded by the coding sequence ATGAAAAAAGCGGTAACTATTATTGCAAGTGTGCTTGTAATATTGATAATTTTTAGTTCTGTAACAGTAATTACATATGAAAACGAATACAATTTAATCAAACAATTTGGTAAGGTTAATAGAGTAATTAGCAATTCAGGTATAAGTTTTAAAATTCCTTTCATGGAAAGTGTTGAAACATTACCTAAATGTATAATTCTTTACGATTTAGCTGCATCTGATGTAATAACAAAAGATAAAAAAGCTATGGTAGCAGACAGTTATGTTCTATGGGAGATAAATGATCCACTTAAATTTGCACAATCACTTAGCTCATCAGTTTCTAATGCAGAATCTAGAATTGATACAGTAGTATACAATGCTTTAAAAACTTTAATTGGTAGTCAAACTCAAAATGATGTTATAAATAGTAGAAATGGTTCACTTAATTCTGATATTATGGAATTGGTTATGCCACCTATGAAAGAATATGGTATATCCATTTTATCAGTTGAAACAAAAAGATTAGATTTGCCTAACGACAATAAAAATGCAGTATTTAACAGAATGATTTCTGAAAGAGGTCAAATTGCTGCTGGATATATTGCAGAAGGTGAAGAGGAATCTCAAAAAATTCAAAATAGCACAAATAAGGAAATTAAAATTAGTTTATCTGAAGCTGACGCTCAAGCTGAAACATTAATTGCAGAAGGTGAAGCTGAATATATGAGAATTTTATCAGAATCATATAACAACGATGATAGAAAAGACTTTTATGAATTTATTAGAAGCCTAGATGCTGTTAAAAAATCTTTAAAAGGTGATAACAAAACTGTTATTTTACCAATTGATTCTCCATTAACTAAAATTTTACTAGGTCAATAA
- the hflK gene encoding FtsH protease activity modulator HflK: MNFNNFFNKKNNNDTNEYSDSNQNYKKTVNNISSKFKIIAIIVIILVFAVNAAYQVKEQEQAIILTFGKPTSTATSGLHFKLPFIQAVKKVDTTTKGLTIGYSQNNNQSIESESLMITGDYNFVNVDFFVEYKVSDPIKNLYSSYNPVLILKNICQSSIRTIIGSTDVDSVLTTGKAEIQAKTKEDIIEKLQEHNIGLQIVNVTIQDAEPPTTEVMEAFKQVETAKQSKETAINNANKYRNEKLPEARANADKITQNAEGQKQERINEAIGQVARFNKMYEEYIKYPEITKKRMFFETMEEIMPNLEVIIDNGDGSTQKVLPLKPFTSTTGGN; the protein is encoded by the coding sequence ATGAACTTTAATAATTTTTTTAATAAGAAAAACAATAATGATACTAATGAATACAGCGATAGCAATCAAAACTATAAAAAAACTGTTAATAACATATCATCAAAATTCAAAATAATTGCTATCATTGTTATTATCTTAGTATTTGCAGTAAATGCAGCATATCAAGTAAAAGAACAAGAACAGGCAATAATATTAACATTTGGTAAACCTACGTCTACAGCAACATCTGGTTTACATTTTAAATTACCTTTTATACAAGCAGTCAAAAAAGTTGACACTACTACAAAAGGTTTAACTATTGGATACTCACAGAATAATAATCAAAGCATAGAATCTGAATCTTTAATGATTACAGGTGATTATAATTTTGTAAATGTTGATTTCTTTGTAGAGTATAAGGTATCAGATCCAATAAAGAATCTGTACTCTTCATACAATCCAGTACTTATATTAAAAAATATATGCCAAAGCTCTATAAGAACTATCATTGGTAGTACTGATGTTGATAGTGTTTTGACAACTGGTAAGGCTGAAATTCAAGCTAAAACAAAAGAGGATATTATCGAAAAGCTTCAAGAACATAATATTGGACTACAAATAGTTAATGTAACTATTCAGGATGCTGAGCCACCTACTACAGAAGTTATGGAAGCATTTAAGCAAGTTGAAACTGCTAAACAAAGCAAAGAAACTGCTATAAATAATGCCAATAAATATAGAAATGAAAAACTACCTGAAGCACGTGCTAATGCAGATAAAATTACACAAAATGCAGAGGGACAAAAACAAGAGAGAATTAACGAAGCTATAGGTCAAGTTGCAAGATTTAATAAAATGTATGAAGAATATATTAAATACCCTGAAATCACTAAGAAAAGAATGTTTTTCGAAACTATGGAAGAAATAATGCCTAATTTAGAGGTTATTATAGACAATGGTGATGGTTCAACTCAAAAGGTATTGCCACTAAAACCTTTCACTTCAACTACAGGAGGTAATTAA
- a CDS encoding transcription repressor NadR: MNATQRRDEVIEILKNSKEPISANQLSNKFSVSRQVIVGDIALIRAFGIDVFATPRGYLLKCNEENDNKIVKTIACKHDKTGLEKEIYCIVDNGGGLIDVIVEHPLYGDLTGPLHIFSRYDADEFIKKIREQNVKPLSLLTDGIHLHTISCPNEVVLNRILEVLKDNNILL, encoded by the coding sequence GTGAACGCAACACAAAGAAGAGATGAAGTAATTGAAATACTTAAAAATTCTAAAGAACCAATTTCAGCAAATCAATTATCCAATAAATTTTCAGTTAGTAGACAAGTAATTGTAGGCGACATAGCGCTAATTAGAGCTTTTGGGATAGATGTATTTGCAACACCACGTGGATATTTACTAAAATGTAACGAGGAAAATGACAATAAGATAGTAAAAACTATTGCTTGTAAGCATGATAAAACAGGTCTAGAAAAAGAAATTTATTGCATTGTAGATAATGGTGGAGGTTTGATTGATGTTATAGTAGAGCATCCGTTATATGGTGACTTGACTGGCCCATTACATATTTTTTCTAGATATGATGCAGATGAATTTATTAAAAAAATTAGAGAACAAAATGTTAAGCCGTTATCGCTTTTGACGGATGGTATACATCTACACACTATCAGTTGTCCTAATGAGGTAGTATTAAATAGAATATTAGAAGTATTAAAAGATAATAATATATTGTTGTAA
- a CDS encoding potassium/proton antiporter, whose amino-acid sequence MDKLLVAGAVIILLCIASSKLLYKCGVPTLVIFIVIGMLFGSDGFIGIEFCDYSLTNKICSFGLIFIMFYGGFSTNLNVAKSVIVPSVLMSTLGVLFTATLTGVFCYYAFKMTLLEGMLTGAVVSSTDAASVFTVLRSKKLNLNNKVASLLEVESGSNDPCAYMLTILILSFMKSQAITVNFILNLIVNQILFGIIVGYVLFKFSSVILKSIDFEISGLYPIFVASIAIMAYALSQLMGGNGYLSVYIVGIGLGNSKIFHKKSLVEFFDGISWLMQIMLFFTLGLLSFPSHIPYIYLKALVLLAFILFVARPVVTFSILSWFKFKIKEQIFISWVGLRGASSIVFAIYALTAKVFIKNDIFHIVFFLSLFSVTIQGTMIPILARKLGLIEKENSILKTFNDYREESTTQLMELYIDENSEFIGKSIMHSNLPEDILVVMIKRGKNVIVPRGSTRILENDILVLSSNKIIDINKFK is encoded by the coding sequence TTGGATAAATTATTAGTTGCAGGTGCAGTAATTATATTGCTATGCATAGCTTCAAGTAAATTGTTATATAAATGTGGTGTTCCTACACTTGTGATTTTTATTGTGATTGGGATGCTTTTTGGTTCTGATGGATTTATTGGTATTGAGTTTTGTGATTATAGTTTAACTAATAAAATATGTTCCTTTGGTCTTATATTTATAATGTTTTATGGTGGTTTTAGCACTAATTTAAATGTTGCAAAATCAGTAATTGTTCCATCGGTGTTAATGTCAACGTTGGGTGTTTTATTTACTGCAACTTTAACAGGAGTATTCTGTTATTATGCTTTTAAAATGACATTGCTTGAAGGAATGCTAACAGGTGCTGTTGTTTCATCTACAGATGCTGCATCGGTTTTTACAGTACTTCGTTCTAAAAAATTGAATCTAAATAATAAGGTTGCATCTCTTTTAGAGGTTGAAAGTGGAAGTAATGATCCATGTGCTTATATGTTAACTATTCTAATATTAAGTTTTATGAAAAGCCAAGCTATTACAGTTAATTTTATTTTAAACCTTATTGTTAACCAAATATTATTTGGAATAATTGTAGGATATGTTTTATTTAAATTTTCTTCTGTAATATTGAAAAGTATTGATTTCGAAATTAGTGGACTGTACCCTATTTTTGTTGCATCTATAGCAATAATGGCATATGCATTGAGTCAGCTTATGGGAGGAAATGGATATTTAAGTGTATATATTGTTGGTATTGGGCTTGGAAATAGCAAAATATTTCATAAAAAAAGCTTGGTAGAATTTTTTGATGGAATATCATGGCTTATGCAGATTATGCTTTTTTTTACTTTGGGGTTGTTATCTTTTCCTTCTCATATACCGTATATTTATTTAAAAGCACTTGTTTTGCTAGCTTTTATATTGTTTGTAGCAAGACCTGTAGTTACATTTAGCATTTTGAGTTGGTTTAAATTCAAAATTAAAGAACAAATATTTATTTCTTGGGTTGGATTGAGGGGAGCATCTTCAATTGTATTTGCTATATATGCTTTGACTGCAAAAGTTTTTATAAAAAATGATATATTTCATATAGTATTTTTCTTATCACTTTTTTCAGTTACTATTCAAGGTACAATGATTCCGATTTTAGCAAGAAAATTAGGACTAATCGAAAAGGAAAATTCTATTTTAAAGACATTTAATGATTATAGAGAAGAATCTACAACACAATTAATGGAGTTATATATAGACGAAAATAGTGAATTTATAGGTAAATCTATAATGCATTCAAATTTACCAGAGGATATACTTGTGGTGATGATTAAAAGGGGTAAAAATGTTATTGTCCCAAGAGGTTCAACGAGAATTTTAGAAAATGATATCTTGGTTTTAAGTAGTAATAAGATAATTGATATTAATAAATTTAAATAA
- a CDS encoding NADP-dependent malic enzyme — protein MNYNEESLKLHELNKGKLEVVSKVRVENKDDLSIAYTPGVAEPCRKIHANTETVYKYTSKGNLVAIVSDGTAVLGLGNIGAEAAMPVMEGKAILFKEFAGVDGFPICLKSQNTDDIVNTVINMAPTFGGINLEDICAPKCFEVEKRIQDALEIPVFHDDQHGTAIVVSAGIINALKIVKKDIKNITVVINGPGAAGTAIAKMLMALGVNDIIMCDENGILDENREGLESHKVWLAKNTNKKRIRGYLKEAMVNADVFVGVSVPNVLTDEMMKSMNKDAVVFAMANPNPEVMPEKAKEAGIRIIGTGRSDYPNQINNVLAFPGIFRGALDARAKKITNEMKVAAAYAIANLIQENELNEEYIIPNPFDKRVSNVVAKAVYDAWKK, from the coding sequence ATGAATTACAATGAGGAATCTTTGAAACTTCATGAGCTAAATAAGGGTAAGCTAGAAGTTGTAAGTAAAGTTAGAGTAGAAAATAAAGATGATTTAAGTATAGCTTATACACCAGGCGTTGCTGAGCCTTGTAGAAAAATACATGCCAATACAGAAACTGTATATAAATATACATCAAAAGGTAATTTGGTAGCTATAGTTTCTGATGGTACAGCAGTTTTAGGTCTTGGTAATATTGGAGCAGAAGCAGCTATGCCTGTTATGGAGGGTAAGGCTATATTGTTTAAAGAATTTGCTGGTGTTGATGGATTTCCAATATGCTTAAAATCACAAAATACTGATGATATAGTTAATACAGTTATAAATATGGCGCCAACCTTTGGAGGAATAAATTTAGAAGACATTTGTGCACCAAAATGTTTTGAGGTTGAAAAGAGGATACAAGATGCTCTAGAAATTCCAGTATTCCACGATGATCAGCATGGTACAGCAATAGTAGTGTCTGCAGGAATAATAAATGCACTTAAAATTGTAAAAAAAGATATAAAAAATATTACGGTTGTAATAAATGGACCTGGTGCCGCAGGTACTGCAATAGCAAAGATGCTAATGGCATTGGGCGTGAATGATATTATAATGTGCGATGAAAATGGTATATTAGATGAGAATAGAGAAGGCCTTGAATCTCATAAAGTGTGGTTAGCTAAAAACACTAACAAGAAAAGGATTAGAGGATATCTAAAAGAAGCAATGGTAAATGCAGATGTATTTGTAGGTGTTTCAGTACCAAATGTATTGACAGATGAAATGATGAAATCTATGAATAAAGATGCTGTTGTTTTTGCTATGGCCAATCCAAATCCAGAAGTAATGCCTGAAAAAGCAAAAGAAGCTGGTATTAGAATAATTGGGACTGGTAGATCTGATTATCCAAATCAAATTAACAATGTTCTTGCATTTCCAGGAATTTTCAGAGGGGCGTTAGATGCAAGAGCTAAAAAAATAACTAATGAAATGAAAGTAGCAGCAGCATATGCAATTGCTAATCTAATTCAAGAAAATGAATTAAATGAGGAATATATTATTCCTAATCCATTTGATAAAAGAGTTTCTAATGTAGTTGCAAAAGCAGTATATGATGCTTGGAAAAAGTAA
- a CDS encoding biotin--[acetyl-CoA-carboxylase] ligase, with protein sequence MYNYDEIQNCLETKYVGQTFVQFEELKSTHQKAKNISSNCPDGMLVLSEFQENVKLKNNKYWYALNGDNIYLSIIFKTDGKSDYTTQMLQIANVSVLETLKSLDENINCFIKWPNDIYVDDKKICSTFSEYINKKDNSSLIVSIYMNISINEDEDNDIRENINSLRDVLFANINKEILISNILNKIEIYYDELLNKETIDKALNIFRNYNLIINKLLGVKKINKKTVRQVKAISINKYGQIVVKDKNNIESLLNKDEDVIEWWMDDKEA encoded by the coding sequence ATGTACAATTATGATGAAATACAAAATTGTCTAGAAACTAAATATGTTGGGCAAACATTTGTACAATTTGAAGAATTAAAGTCTACACATCAAAAGGCTAAAAATATTAGCAGTAACTGCCCAGATGGAATGCTTGTTTTGTCAGAATTTCAGGAAAATGTTAAGCTGAAAAATAATAAGTATTGGTATGCATTGAATGGTGATAATATTTATTTAAGTATAATATTTAAAACGGATGGTAAAAGTGATTATACAACACAAATGTTGCAAATTGCAAACGTATCAGTTTTAGAGACATTAAAATCACTTGATGAAAATATTAATTGTTTTATTAAATGGCCAAATGATATATATGTTGATGATAAAAAAATATGTAGTACTTTTTCTGAATATATAAATAAAAAAGATAACAGTAGTTTGATAGTTAGCATATACATGAATATTAGTATAAATGAAGATGAAGACAATGATATTAGAGAAAACATTAACTCATTGCGTGATGTTTTATTTGCTAATATTAATAAAGAGATACTTATTAGTAATATTTTAAATAAAATTGAAATATACTATGATGAATTATTAAACAAAGAAACTATAGATAAAGCATTGAATATATTTAGAAATTACAATTTAATCATAAATAAACTGTTAGGTGTAAAAAAAATTAATAAGAAGACGGTAAGACAAGTAAAAGCAATTAGTATAAACAAATATGGGCAAATTGTGGTTAAAGATAAAAATAATATTGAATCATTATTAAATAAAGATGAAGATGTTATAGAATGGTGGATGGATGATAAAGAAGCTTAA
- the dusB gene encoding tRNA dihydrouridine synthase DusB produces MIKKLKIGNIELKNNVILAPMAGITDITFRTICKEFGVSLVTTEMISAKGLYYKDKKTEELMKINQDNRPVSMQIFGNEPDTMAYVVENELNARNDFDIIDINMGCPAPKIVKNGDGSALMKNPKLAGEIVNKIKKVSNKPVTVKFRSGWDSKSINAVEFASVMEQNGADLVAVHGRTREQFYSGKADYSIIREVKKSVSIPVIGNGDIFTKEDAVKMFSETNCDGIMIARGVLGNPWLITNTINELNGEKNFIMPSPIQRIEMLKKHAKMLSNILPDRLTVLEMRKHAGWYIKSLKNSSEIRNQINKIDNLEDLYKCLDNYIKTLIY; encoded by the coding sequence ATGATAAAGAAGCTTAAGATAGGAAATATAGAATTAAAAAACAATGTTATATTGGCTCCAATGGCAGGTATAACAGATATAACTTTCAGAACTATTTGCAAGGAATTTGGTGTATCTTTGGTTACAACTGAAATGATAAGTGCTAAGGGATTATATTATAAGGATAAAAAAACTGAAGAACTTATGAAAATCAATCAAGACAATAGACCAGTTTCTATGCAGATATTTGGAAACGAACCAGATACAATGGCATATGTTGTTGAGAATGAGTTGAATGCAAGAAATGATTTTGATATTATTGACATAAATATGGGATGTCCAGCACCTAAAATAGTTAAAAATGGAGACGGCTCAGCTCTTATGAAAAATCCAAAGTTGGCAGGAGAAATTGTTAATAAGATTAAAAAAGTGTCTAATAAACCTGTAACAGTTAAGTTTAGATCTGGCTGGGATTCTAAAAGTATCAATGCAGTTGAATTTGCAAGTGTTATGGAACAAAATGGCGCTGATTTGGTTGCGGTTCATGGAAGAACCAGAGAACAGTTTTATTCTGGAAAAGCAGATTATAGTATAATAAGGGAAGTAAAAAAAAGCGTTTCTATACCTGTAATAGGTAATGGAGATATTTTTACCAAAGAAGATGCTGTCAAAATGTTTAGTGAAACAAATTGTGATGGAATAATGATAGCAAGAGGAGTTTTAGGCAATCCATGGCTTATAACCAATACAATAAATGAACTAAATGGTGAGAAAAACTTTATTATGCCTTCACCGATACAAAGAATAGAAATGTTAAAAAAGCATGCAAAAATGTTAAGCAATATCTTGCCAGATAGGTTGACAGTATTAGAAATGAGAAAGCATGCCGGATGGTATATTAAGAGCTTGAAAAATTCATCGGAAATAAGAAACCAAATAAATAAAATAGATAATTTAGAGGATTTATATAAGTGTCTGGATAATTATATAAAAACATTAATATACTGA
- the greA gene encoding transcription elongation factor GreA — protein sequence MESNVILLTAEGYEELVNELNNLKSVIRKEIAGKIKIALAFGDISENSEYDEAKNEQAHVEKRITKLEMMLKHAKIIEEHKQKGTVGLGAKVIIKDIEFDEVMEYNLVGSAEADPFKGKISNVSPLGKTLMGKKIGDIIEVDSPAGENIKYEILDV from the coding sequence ATGGAAAGTAATGTGATATTATTGACTGCTGAGGGATATGAAGAACTTGTAAATGAATTAAATAACTTAAAATCAGTTATACGTAAAGAAATAGCTGGAAAAATAAAGATTGCTTTGGCTTTTGGAGATATAAGTGAAAATTCAGAGTACGATGAAGCTAAAAATGAGCAAGCACATGTGGAGAAAAGAATAACAAAGCTTGAAATGATGCTAAAACATGCTAAAATAATAGAAGAACATAAGCAAAAAGGTACAGTTGGATTAGGTGCGAAAGTAATAATTAAAGATATAGAGTTTGATGAAGTAATGGAATATAATTTAGTTGGTTCTGCGGAGGCGGATCCTTTTAAGGGAAAAATATCAAATGTTTCTCCTCTTGGCAAAACACTTATGGGAAAAAAAATAGGAGATATAATTGAGGTTGACTCTCCGGCGGGAGAAAATATAAAATATGAAATATTAGATGTATAA
- the lysS gene encoding lysine--tRNA ligase gives MQNQGDLRQVRLDKFNELKSVGRNPFEISKYNVTNNSVEIKDRFEEFEGKKVSIAGRIMSKRGQGKVGFYDIQDTLGKIQMFAKKDNLGEEEYNYLKSYDIGDIIGVEGEVFKTKMGEISVRAEKVVLLSKSLQTLPEKFHGLKDQEIRYRQRYVDLIVNPETRDVFKKRSIIIKGIREYLDDNGFLEVDTPTLSAIAGGANARPFITHHNTLDIDMYMRIANELYLKRLIVGGLADGVYEMGKMFRNEGMDATHNPEYTAIEIYKAFADYNDMMTLTENIVAHVAMKSNGTTKVNYQGKMLDFTPPWRRIRMQDMVKEYTGVDFDLINTDEEAIEVAKQKGIEIKPLMTRGHVINALFEEYCEEHLEQPTFVTHHPVEISPLAKRNVADPRLTDRFEAFANTKELANAFSELNDPIDQRERFEAQLKQKEAGDDEAHMMDNDFVNAIEVGLPPTGGLGIGVDRLIMFLTNQTSIRDIILFPTMKPLD, from the coding sequence ATACAAAATCAAGGTGATTTAAGACAAGTAAGGTTAGATAAATTTAACGAATTAAAAAGTGTAGGAAGAAATCCATTTGAGATTTCAAAGTATAATGTTACAAATAACAGCGTAGAAATTAAAGATAGATTTGAAGAATTTGAAGGAAAAAAGGTATCAATAGCTGGAAGAATAATGTCAAAAAGAGGTCAAGGAAAAGTTGGTTTCTATGATATACAAGATACTTTAGGAAAAATTCAAATGTTCGCTAAAAAAGATAATTTAGGTGAAGAAGAATATAATTATCTAAAAAGTTACGATATTGGAGATATTATAGGTGTTGAAGGTGAAGTGTTTAAAACAAAAATGGGCGAAATATCAGTTAGAGCTGAAAAAGTAGTTCTATTAAGTAAATCATTGCAAACTTTACCTGAGAAATTTCATGGATTAAAGGATCAAGAAATTAGATATAGACAGAGATATGTTGATTTAATTGTTAATCCTGAAACTAGAGATGTGTTTAAAAAGCGTAGTATAATAATAAAAGGTATAAGAGAATACTTAGATGATAATGGATTCTTAGAAGTAGATACACCTACATTGAGTGCAATCGCAGGTGGTGCTAACGCTAGACCATTTATAACTCATCACAATACTTTAGACATTGATATGTACATGAGAATTGCAAACGAACTATATCTTAAAAGACTTATAGTTGGTGGTCTTGCTGATGGTGTATATGAGATGGGTAAAATGTTTAGAAATGAAGGAATGGATGCTACACATAATCCAGAATATACAGCAATAGAAATATACAAGGCATTTGCCGATTATAATGATATGATGACTTTGACAGAAAACATAGTTGCACATGTAGCTATGAAATCAAATGGAACTACTAAAGTTAACTATCAAGGCAAAATGCTAGATTTTACTCCACCTTGGAGAAGAATAAGAATGCAGGATATGGTTAAAGAATATACAGGTGTTGATTTTGATTTAATCAATACTGATGAAGAGGCAATTGAGGTTGCAAAACAAAAAGGAATTGAAATAAAACCATTAATGACTAGAGGACATGTAATTAATGCATTGTTTGAAGAATATTGTGAAGAACATCTTGAACAACCAACATTTGTTACACATCATCCTGTTGAAATTTCTCCACTTGCTAAGAGAAATGTTGCAGATCCAAGATTGACAGATAGATTTGAAGCTTTTGCAAATACAAAAGAACTTGCTAATGCGTTCTCAGAATTGAATGATCCAATTGACCAAAGAGAAAGATTTGAAGCACAGTTAAAACAAAAGGAAGCCGGAGATGATGAAGCTCATATGATGGATAATGATTTTGTCAATGCGATAGAAGTTGGTTTACCACCAACAGGCGGTTTAGGAATTGGTGTTGACAGATTAATTATGTTCTTAACTAACCAGACTTCAATTAGAGACATAATATTATTCCCAACAATGAAACCATTAGATTAA
- a CDS encoding YdbC family protein — translation MAEIKYEIVEEIGVIGENAKGWTKEINLISWNNAKAKYDIRDWSIEHEKMSKGITMTREDLKNLKDILNKLEL, via the coding sequence ATGGCTGAAATAAAATATGAAATAGTAGAAGAAATAGGCGTGATTGGTGAAAATGCAAAGGGTTGGACTAAAGAAATAAATTTAATTAGTTGGAATAATGCCAAAGCTAAGTATGATATTAGAGATTGGTCAATAGAACATGAAAAAATGAGCAAAGGTATAACAATGACTAGAGAAGATCTTAAAAATCTAAAGGATATTTTAAATAAGCTTGAATTATAA